TCACGGCGCGGCCGAGATCCGGCGGATGAGCTCCGAGGACATCTTCGTCAGCCTGCAACTACGCGGCCGGTGCATCGCCGAGCAGGGCGACCGCAGCTGCCAGATCGCGCCCGGTGGGTTCGCCATGTTCGACACCACCGACAGCTACCGGCTGACCTACCTGGGCGACGAGCGCAGCGGGGAGTGGCAGGTGCTTTCTTTCCGGGTACCGCGGGAGCGGCTGGTGCCGCTGGTCGCGGATCGGGCCGGCTTCACGGCGGTGACGCACGATGCGAGCCGGGGCGGCATCGCCGCGATGGTCGCCTCGACGATGACCAGCATCTGGCAGCACGTGGAGTCGTTGGACGAGCCGGCCGCGCAGTCGGCCGAGGCTGCCCTGCTGACTCTGCTCGCCACCGCCGCGAGCGACGGCCGCGAGCATTTGTCGGCCGGGCGTGACGCGCTGGACACCGCACTGCGGGCGTCGGTGAACCGATATCTGACGGGGAATCTGCATCGGGCCGACCTCTCGGCCGCACACGTTGCCCGACGCTTCACCATCTCGGTGCGCAAGCTGCACGCGCTCTACCAACACACCGACCGCACGTTCGCCCAGACGGTCATGGCGCTGCGGGTGGAGGCCTGCGCCCGGGACCTCGCCGCCGGTACCGGGCAGTGCACGCTGACCGACACCGCGGCCCGCTGGGGCTTCGCCGATCTTTCCCACATGAACCGTGTTTTCCGCGCGCGGTACGGGTGTCTGCCCTCGGAGTTCCGCCAGGGTGTGCGCGCCGTAAGGAATTGATCGAGATGCCCGGGGGACCGGCACAGTGTGCGGTGCTCGCCAGATCCAAACGTCAGTCTGACCGGCTGTCAGTGCCGCCGGCCTCTCGGCTCGTGTGCTGCTGGATGGTCGAGCAGACGCTGACCAGGTCGTCGACAACCGCGGGATCCGCGGCGAGGTGCTGAGTTCGCGCGATGTTGTTGATGATCGTCAGCTCGGCCAGCACGACGGCCCTCAGTTCCGTGGGATCCGAGTGGGGCCGGTCGTGGTGCAGCAGCCGGACCCAATCGGTGACGAACTCGTATTGGGCGCGCCGGGTGGCATGGCGTCGGTCCTCGGGCAGGTTCGGGGTCTCGTTGAGCAGCACCTCGATCAACGCGCTGTGCGGCAGGACGAACGTGGCATAGCCGCGCAGCAGCGCGGCCGAGGCCTCCTTGGGCGTGCCTGCCGAGCCCAGCACCTGCGCGAGGAGGAACTGGAGCCACTGGGTGCCGCGGGTGATGGCGGCGTCGAGGATCTCGGGCTTGCCGGTGAAGTGGTGATAGATACTCGGCCCGGCGATGCCCACGGCCGCGCCGATGTCCTCCATGGTCACCTGCTGGTACCCGTCGCGGGCGAAGAGTTCGACCGCGGCGTCCAGCAGCATCTCGCGGCGCGAGGCGCGATCGAGCAGCAGCGTGCGGTCGATCGAGGGTCGAGCGGGGGAACGCCGGGTCCGCGCGGTCAGCGGAGCCCGCAGTGCCGCATCGGCCGTGGCTGCCAAGAGCTCGTCGAACCTCGGGCGGGGAAGTTCGACCTTGTTGTGCGACGGACTCGCGACGACGGCGAACACGCTCCACGCCAGCAGTTCCGCTTGCTGATCGGTGAGAGAAGGCCGATCCGCCCGAATGCGTCGGGCCAGCCGCAGAGCCAGCTCGCGACCGCGATGGCGCAGTTTGTCGCGCTCCGGGCCGGGCAGCTGCCGGGATTCGCGCTGCCACAACACCCCGAGGTCGCGGTAGTCCAGCGCGTGCCCGGTGAGCGCGCGGGTGACGTCGGACATGGATTCGTGCGCGGTGCTGTTGAACGCCGCCTCGAGGTGTTCCACCCGGTCGACGATGATCTCGCTGAGCAGTTCCTGCTTGCTGCGGAAGTGCCGATAGAGCGCGCCGGCCGTGATGCCGACCGCGGTGGCGATGTCGCCGGTCCCCACTCGGTTATAGCCG
The DNA window shown above is from Sporichthyaceae bacterium and carries:
- a CDS encoding helix-turn-helix domain-containing protein; the encoded protein is MRYLSVADKPVAERFSYWRDVICQVCTPLAAEREPEHRGGEPVAQGMTGWVQSSELGSSHCAEVCSRTQSLAHGAAEIRRMSSEDIFVSLQLRGRCIAEQGDRSCQIAPGGFAMFDTTDSYRLTYLGDERSGEWQVLSFRVPRERLVPLVADRAGFTAVTHDASRGGIAAMVASTMTSIWQHVESLDEPAAQSAEAALLTLLATAASDGREHLSAGRDALDTALRASVNRYLTGNLHRADLSAAHVARRFTISVRKLHALYQHTDRTFAQTVMALRVEACARDLAAGTGQCTLTDTAARWGFADLSHMNRVFRARYGCLPSEFRQGVRAVRN
- a CDS encoding helix-turn-helix domain-containing protein; this translates as MAGRPRDRRAQIIAAAADQFHRVGYNRVGTGDIATAVGITAGALYRHFRSKQELLSEIIVDRVEHLEAAFNSTAHESMSDVTRALTGHALDYRDLGVLWQRESRQLPGPERDKLRHRGRELALRLARRIRADRPSLTDQQAELLAWSVFAVVASPSHNKVELPRPRFDELLAATADAALRAPLTARTRRSPARPSIDRTLLLDRASRREMLLDAAVELFARDGYQQVTMEDIGAAVGIAGPSIYHHFTGKPEILDAAITRGTQWLQFLLAQVLGSAGTPKEASAALLRGYATFVLPHSALIEVLLNETPNLPEDRRHATRRAQYEFVTDWVRLLHHDRPHSDPTELRAVVLAELTIINNIARTQHLAADPAVVDDLVSVCSTIQQHTSREAGGTDSRSD